One part of the Marichromatium purpuratum 984 genome encodes these proteins:
- a CDS encoding Na+/H+ antiporter subunit E → MKLRLLPHPLLTPALTVIWLLLVNSLSLGQLLLGLLLGWLIPIFTLRFWPDRVRIHRPLTLLRFVLVLLYDILVANLGVAWLILRGPRRVRPGFVEVPLALRSELGISLLANTISLTPGTVSAWLSPDRATLVVHALDVDDPEALVATIKQRYETPLQEVFEPC, encoded by the coding sequence ATGAAGCTGCGACTGCTGCCCCATCCACTGCTCACCCCGGCGCTGACGGTGATCTGGCTGCTGCTGGTCAACAGCCTGTCACTCGGCCAGCTGCTGCTCGGCCTGCTGCTCGGCTGGCTGATCCCGATCTTCACCCTGCGCTTCTGGCCCGATCGGGTACGGATCCATCGACCACTGACGCTACTGCGCTTCGTGCTGGTGCTGCTCTACGACATCCTGGTCGCCAACCTGGGAGTGGCCTGGCTGATCCTGCGCGGCCCGCGTCGGGTACGACCGGGCTTCGTCGAGGTGCCCTTGGCGCTGCGCTCCGAACTCGGTATCAGCCTGCTGGCCAATACCATCTCGCTGACTCCGGGGACGGTCTCGGCCTGGCTGAGCCCGGATCGCGCTACCCTGGTGGTGCACGCGCTCGACGTGGACGATCCCGAGGCGCTGGTCGCAACCATCAAGCAGCGCTATGAAACCCCGTTGCAGGAGGTCTTCGAACCATGCTGA
- a CDS encoding molybdenum cofactor biosynthesis protein MoaE has translation MRQIRVQHEPLDPLAEQAVLNDTDGRVGAVVSFTGLMRTFGAEGAVDGMVLEHYPGMTEQALEALAAQAERAWPLTDLVLVHRVGRLAPGDPIVFVGVGSAHHAAAFRACEFLIDALKTRVPLWKKETSGADEHWVEARASDEAAARRWDETTTRDPE, from the coding sequence ATGCGACAGATCCGGGTACAGCACGAGCCACTCGACCCACTGGCCGAGCAGGCCGTGCTCAACGACACCGACGGGCGGGTCGGCGCGGTGGTGAGCTTCACCGGGCTGATGCGCACGTTCGGCGCCGAGGGTGCGGTCGACGGCATGGTCCTCGAGCACTACCCGGGCATGACCGAGCAGGCGCTCGAAGCGCTCGCCGCGCAGGCCGAACGGGCCTGGCCATTGACCGATCTGGTGCTGGTGCACCGGGTCGGTCGGCTCGCCCCGGGCGATCCGATCGTCTTCGTCGGGGTGGGTAGCGCGCATCATGCGGCGGCCTTTCGTGCCTGCGAGTTCCTGATCGACGCCCTCAAGACCCGTGTCCCGCTGTGGAAGAAAGAGACGAGCGGCGCGGATGAGCACTGGGTCGAGGCCCGTGCCAGCGACGAGGCCGCGGCGCGGCGCTGGGACGAGACGACGACCCGCGACCCGGAGTGA
- a CDS encoding Na+/H+ antiporter subunit G has translation MLEIILSALILLGALFTFIGSLGLARLEDFYTRLHGPTKATTLGVGSLLIASMVYFSTRGEGLSLHELLVTLFLFITAPVSAHLLAKAALHLRLRSIAPVPPRAEASDPRQANASGDSATPPQG, from the coding sequence ATGCTCGAAATCATCCTCTCGGCGCTGATCCTGCTCGGCGCGCTCTTCACCTTCATCGGCTCGCTCGGACTGGCGCGGCTCGAGGACTTCTATACCCGGCTGCACGGCCCGACCAAGGCCACCACGCTCGGTGTCGGCAGCCTGCTGATCGCCTCGATGGTCTATTTCAGCACCCGTGGCGAGGGGCTGAGCCTGCACGAACTACTGGTGACGCTGTTTCTCTTCATCACTGCGCCGGTGAGCGCCCACCTGCTGGCCAAGGCCGCGCTGCACCTGCGACTGCGCTCGATCGCGCCGGTACCGCCGCGCGCCGAGGCCAGCGATCCGCGCCAGGCCAATGCCAGCGGAGATTCAGCCACCCCCCCTCAGGGCTAG
- a CDS encoding DUF2288 domain-containing protein, whose translation MTQQDPAVVDGTPLEQDDALLRAKLNQETARAPWSSLQRFFAQGKVIRVAAGLDLIETALRIARDDTAALGAAIEAGEVGPIPDAEARDWFAREAEVWALVIAPWVLVQEAGCTSGSTPTPAHG comes from the coding sequence GTGACACAGCAAGACCCCGCCGTCGTCGACGGTACCCCACTGGAGCAGGACGACGCGCTGCTCCGCGCCAAGCTCAACCAGGAGACGGCCCGCGCGCCCTGGTCGTCGCTGCAGCGCTTCTTCGCCCAGGGTAAGGTGATCCGCGTCGCCGCCGGGCTGGATCTGATCGAGACCGCGCTGCGCATCGCCCGTGACGACACCGCCGCACTGGGCGCTGCGATCGAGGCCGGCGAGGTCGGCCCGATCCCGGACGCCGAGGCGCGCGACTGGTTTGCGCGCGAGGCCGAGGTCTGGGCGCTGGTGATCGCGCCCTGGGTACTGGTACAGGAGGCGGGATGCACATCTGGGTCGACGCCGACGCCTGCCCACGGGTGA
- a CDS encoding EAL domain-containing protein → MLRQDMAQAAIDQTALEIYWAGLDGRLVEVNTTVERLTGEGRERLIGQPVASIDTSLDAAAWSALVARLRQVRHERREGVHRRVEGEECAVEVTLSLLECDGQPLVCAFALEIGPRSAVEMALRESEQRLRSLINATPDIICFKDGEGRWLEANDADLALFSLTAVDYRGRTDAELAEFTDPCYRDAFLACESSDEIAWRAGRLSRAEERITRPDGVTKVYDVIKVPVFEDDGRRKGLIVLGRDITERDCYERALRDSEERFALAMRGSDAGLFDWDLRTRRIYLSARWKSMLGYAERQLPDRLETWERLVDPRDRERCWRRLRDYMSGRCDDFDLEMRMRHKEGHWVDVLSRAYLVRDQRGRALRMVGTQIDISALKQAQRQAETERNRARQYLDIAGVMFLALDLDGHILSVNPRGCNVLGCAESELIGLDWFARFLPPGERERRHGLFRKMLSGAHPETALTDGPILTARGEERLIAWHHNLVRDGEGTVIGTLSSGEDVTERRLAERALHEERAFLQHVIDGIDDPIMVIGTDHHVLRMNRVAQRLAAVDDAGLHEWGCHQLAPHPCVPEDPLCPLRTILESGEPCKMLRHHRLPDGGVRQYEVAASPLLDDTGEVIGIIEVSRDISDHLELLDRLRERENSYAHLAHHDPLTGLPNRLLFADRLEQAIRLAHREHTRLAVLFIDLDGFKHVNDSFDHSYGDQVLKVVAGRLRAQFREGDTLARMGGDEFTLILNGIAHQDDAARVARAILQLFKDPFEVGEHSVFLGASIGISLYPEHGARAEDLVRNADAAMYRAKDEGRNGFRYYSEELTARAFERVLLESSLHRALERDELELFYQPQLDLVSGELRGLEALVRWRHPEMGLVSPGKFIPLAEESGIIIVMGEWILEHACTQMRAWQQGGLLDEQVLISVNLSPKQFDQHALSEMVGGILTRTGLSPAGLELEITESTMMRSIERTRHVLGALRALGVKIAIDDFGTGYSSLTQLKRLPLTKLKIDKSFVSDIPDDANDVAIAKAIIALASSLSLEVLAEGVETREQQDFLTREGCHTGQGYLFSHPLEVAALERFLLALRGGG, encoded by the coding sequence ATGCTGCGACAAGACATGGCGCAAGCCGCCATCGACCAGACGGCCCTGGAGATCTACTGGGCCGGTCTCGACGGTCGGCTGGTCGAGGTCAATACCACCGTCGAGCGGTTGACCGGCGAGGGGCGCGAGCGGCTGATCGGCCAGCCGGTCGCCAGCATCGACACCAGCCTCGATGCCGCGGCCTGGTCGGCGCTGGTCGCGCGTCTGCGCCAGGTGCGTCACGAGCGGCGTGAGGGTGTACACCGACGCGTCGAGGGCGAGGAGTGTGCCGTCGAGGTGACGCTGTCACTGCTCGAGTGCGACGGCCAGCCCCTGGTGTGTGCCTTCGCCCTGGAGATCGGCCCTCGCAGCGCGGTCGAGATGGCGCTGCGCGAGAGCGAGCAGCGGCTGCGCTCGCTGATCAACGCCACCCCCGACATCATCTGCTTCAAGGACGGCGAGGGGCGCTGGCTGGAGGCCAACGACGCCGATCTCGCGCTGTTCTCGCTCACCGCCGTCGACTATCGCGGCAGGACCGACGCCGAGCTGGCCGAGTTCACCGACCCCTGCTATCGCGACGCCTTCCTCGCCTGTGAGTCGAGCGACGAGATCGCCTGGCGCGCCGGCCGGCTGTCGCGTGCCGAGGAGCGGATCACCCGCCCGGACGGGGTGACCAAGGTCTACGACGTGATCAAGGTGCCGGTGTTCGAGGACGACGGCCGGCGCAAGGGGTTGATCGTGCTCGGGCGCGACATCACCGAGCGCGACTGCTACGAGCGTGCGCTGCGCGACAGTGAGGAGCGTTTCGCGCTGGCGATGCGCGGCAGCGATGCCGGGCTGTTCGACTGGGACCTGCGCACCCGGCGGATCTATCTGTCAGCGCGCTGGAAGTCGATGCTCGGCTACGCCGAGCGCCAACTGCCCGACCGGCTCGAGACCTGGGAGCGGCTGGTCGACCCCAGGGATCGCGAGCGCTGCTGGCGCCGGCTGCGCGACTACATGAGTGGACGCTGCGACGACTTCGACCTCGAGATGCGGATGCGTCACAAGGAGGGGCACTGGGTCGATGTCCTGTCCCGCGCCTATCTGGTACGCGACCAGCGCGGTCGCGCGCTGCGCATGGTCGGCACCCAGATCGATATCTCCGCGCTCAAGCAGGCACAGCGTCAGGCCGAGACCGAGCGCAACCGTGCCAGGCAGTATCTCGACATCGCCGGGGTGATGTTCCTCGCACTCGACCTCGACGGCCACATCCTCTCGGTCAACCCGCGTGGCTGTAACGTGCTCGGTTGTGCCGAGTCGGAGCTGATCGGGCTCGACTGGTTCGCCCGCTTCCTGCCGCCGGGCGAGCGCGAGCGGCGTCACGGGCTGTTTCGCAAGATGCTCTCGGGCGCCCACCCGGAGACCGCCCTGACCGATGGTCCGATCCTGACCGCGCGTGGCGAGGAGCGGCTGATCGCCTGGCACCACAACCTGGTGCGCGATGGCGAGGGCACGGTGATCGGCACCCTGTCATCGGGCGAGGACGTCACCGAGCGCCGGCTCGCCGAGCGCGCGCTGCACGAGGAGCGCGCATTCCTGCAGCACGTGATCGACGGTATCGACGACCCGATCATGGTGATCGGTACCGATCACCACGTGTTGCGGATGAACCGCGTCGCCCAGCGACTCGCCGCGGTCGACGATGCCGGACTGCACGAGTGGGGCTGTCACCAGCTCGCCCCGCATCCCTGCGTGCCCGAGGACCCGCTGTGCCCATTGCGCACCATCCTCGAGAGCGGCGAGCCGTGCAAGATGCTGCGCCACCATCGGCTGCCCGACGGCGGCGTGCGTCAGTACGAGGTCGCCGCCAGCCCGCTGCTCGACGACACCGGCGAGGTGATCGGCATCATCGAGGTCTCGCGCGACATCAGCGACCACCTCGAGTTGCTCGACCGATTGCGCGAGCGCGAGAACAGCTATGCCCATCTCGCCCATCACGACCCGCTCACCGGACTGCCCAACCGGCTGCTGTTCGCCGATCGGTTGGAGCAGGCGATCCGGCTGGCGCACCGCGAGCACACCCGGCTGGCGGTGCTGTTCATCGACCTCGACGGCTTCAAGCACGTCAACGACAGCTTCGACCACAGCTATGGCGACCAGGTGCTCAAGGTGGTGGCGGGGCGGCTGCGGGCGCAGTTTCGCGAGGGCGACACCCTGGCGCGGATGGGCGGCGACGAGTTCACCCTGATCCTCAACGGCATCGCCCATCAGGACGACGCGGCACGGGTGGCGCGCGCCATCCTGCAGCTGTTCAAGGATCCCTTTGAGGTCGGCGAGCACTCGGTGTTCCTCGGCGCGAGCATCGGCATCAGCCTCTATCCCGAGCACGGCGCGCGCGCCGAGGACCTGGTGCGCAACGCCGACGCGGCGATGTATCGCGCCAAGGACGAGGGGCGCAACGGCTTTCGCTACTACTCCGAGGAACTCACCGCGCGCGCCTTCGAGCGGGTGCTGCTCGAATCGAGCCTGCACCGTGCCCTGGAGCGCGATGAACTCGAACTCTTCTACCAGCCGCAGCTCGACCTGGTGAGCGGCGAGCTGCGCGGGCTCGAGGCGTTGGTGCGCTGGCGTCATCCCGAGATGGGGCTGGTCTCGCCCGGCAAGTTCATCCCCCTGGCCGAGGAGTCGGGGATCATCATCGTCATGGGTGAGTGGATCCTCGAGCATGCCTGCACCCAGATGCGTGCCTGGCAGCAGGGCGGGCTGCTCGACGAGCAGGTGCTGATCAGCGTCAACCTCTCGCCCAAGCAGTTCGATCAGCACGCGCTCAGCGAGATGGTCGGCGGTATCCTCACCCGCACCGGTCTGTCACCGGCGGGACTCGAACTGGAGATCACCGAGTCGACGATGATGCGCTCGATCGAGCGCACCCGGCACGTGCTCGGCGCGCTGCGTGCGCTCGGCGTCAAGATCGCCATCGACGACTTCGGGACCGGCTACTCCTCGCTGACCCAGCTCAAGCGGTTGCCGCTCACCAAGCTCAAGATCGACAAGTCCTTCGTCTCCGACATCCCCGACGACGCCAACGACGTGGCCATCGCCAAGGCCATCATCGCGCTCGCCAGCAGCCTCTCGCTGGAGGTGCTGGCCGAGGGCGTGGAGACGCGCGAACAGCAGGACTTCCTCACCCGCGAGGGCTGCCATACCGGGCAGGGCTATCTGTTCTCGCATCCGCTCGAGGTGGCGGCGCTCGAGCGCTTCCTGCTAGCCCTGAGGGGGGGTGGCTGA
- a CDS encoding helix-turn-helix transcriptional regulator: MSLLIADAAPAVDSGAPVATPHRHPQWLFLVVLDGDQWMEVEGRQVRVERGRMLMLPPARLHRPLPQRGVPTQLVLLIEDDWLAALAATQGLDPEALRVPLLQPVEGHEVLAVAERLAREHLGRLPGRAAMLRLLAEQLARLCLRALAERPASARTARLVEQAVVYVETHLAEPLSRELIAAHLGVSRATLDRLLRTRLGCSPRELIYRSRLARARALLAHSECSITEVAAECGFASPSHLASRFRVAEGCSPRRYRARLRHG, from the coding sequence TTGTCGCTGCTGATCGCCGATGCCGCACCCGCCGTCGATTCCGGAGCGCCCGTCGCGACGCCGCACCGTCATCCGCAATGGCTGTTTCTGGTGGTGCTCGACGGCGATCAGTGGATGGAGGTCGAGGGGCGGCAGGTGCGCGTCGAGCGTGGTCGCATGCTGATGCTGCCACCGGCGCGGTTGCATCGGCCACTGCCGCAGCGCGGCGTGCCGACCCAGCTGGTGCTGCTGATCGAGGACGACTGGCTTGCCGCATTGGCCGCCACCCAGGGGCTCGACCCCGAGGCGTTGCGGGTGCCGCTGCTCCAGCCGGTCGAGGGGCACGAGGTACTCGCGGTCGCCGAGCGGCTCGCCCGCGAGCATCTCGGGCGGCTGCCGGGACGCGCGGCGATGCTGCGCCTGCTCGCCGAGCAGCTGGCGCGTCTCTGTCTGCGCGCGCTGGCCGAGCGCCCGGCCAGCGCACGGACCGCGCGACTGGTCGAGCAAGCGGTGGTCTATGTCGAGACCCATCTCGCCGAGCCGCTCTCGCGCGAGCTGATCGCCGCCCATCTCGGGGTCTCGCGCGCCACCCTCGACCGGCTGCTGCGGACCCGGCTCGGCTGTAGTCCGCGCGAGCTGATCTATCGTTCGCGTCTGGCGCGTGCCCGCGCCCTGCTGGCGCACTCCGAGTGCTCGATCACCGAGGTCGCCGCCGAGTGCGGGTTCGCCTCGCCGTCGCACCTGGCCTCGCGCTTCCGTGTCGCCGAGGGCTGTTCGCCGCGTCGCTATCGGGCGCGATTGCGGCACGGGTGA
- a CDS encoding class I SAM-dependent methyltransferase codes for MSNPYPRTDFEQVAATWDNNPLIQELARAVRLALAGHCAPRPGMRVLDYGCGTGLAALALAAEVAEVEGWDSSPGMLAELEAKRLAAGLDNLHIRQVDLVDEPAPASGFDLIHSAMALHHVPDVGAMIARLAGLLVPGGTLFLVDLDCEDGSFHADHEGVCHHGFDRERIAEMLVDAGLERIRVETAHRLVKPDAAGVERTYSMFCASAVRG; via the coding sequence ATGTCCAACCCCTATCCACGGACCGATTTCGAGCAGGTCGCCGCGACCTGGGACAACAACCCGTTGATCCAGGAACTCGCCCGGGCGGTCCGTCTCGCCCTGGCCGGGCATTGCGCGCCGCGCCCGGGGATGCGGGTGCTCGATTACGGCTGCGGCACCGGTCTGGCGGCGCTCGCGCTCGCCGCCGAGGTCGCCGAGGTCGAGGGCTGGGACAGCAGCCCCGGGATGCTCGCCGAACTCGAAGCCAAGCGGTTGGCCGCTGGGCTCGACAACCTCCACATCCGTCAGGTCGATCTGGTCGACGAGCCGGCCCCGGCCAGTGGTTTCGACCTGATCCACTCGGCGATGGCGCTGCATCACGTGCCCGATGTCGGTGCCATGATCGCGCGTCTTGCGGGGCTGCTGGTCCCGGGCGGAACGCTCTTCCTGGTCGACCTCGATTGCGAGGACGGCAGCTTCCACGCCGACCACGAGGGCGTCTGTCACCACGGTTTCGACCGTGAGCGAATCGCCGAGATGCTTGTCGATGCCGGGCTGGAGCGGATCCGCGTTGAGACCGCCCACCGCCTGGTCAAGCCCGACGCCGCCGGTGTCGAGCGCACCTACTCGATGTTCTGCGCCAGCGCGGTGCGGGGCTGA
- a CDS encoding K+/H+ antiporter subunit F, which produces MLSTAVSIAFLLVAAAFVMALLRLLYGPDQPDRILALDTLYVNTVALLVLLGIHLGSALYFEAALLIAMMGFVGTVALCKYLLRGDIIE; this is translated from the coding sequence ATGCTGAGCACCGCTGTGAGTATCGCCTTCCTGCTGGTGGCCGCAGCCTTCGTGATGGCGCTGCTGCGCCTGCTCTACGGCCCCGATCAGCCGGACCGCATCCTCGCCCTCGACACCCTGTATGTGAACACCGTGGCGTTGCTGGTGTTGCTCGGCATCCATCTCGGCAGCGCGCTCTATTTCGAGGCCGCGCTGCTGATCGCGATGATGGGGTTCGTCGGCACCGTGGCGCTGTGCAAGTATCTGTTGCGCGGCGATATCATCGAGTGA
- a CDS encoding NnrU family protein: MAILILGLVLFLGGHSVSIFAPEWRARVVARIGELPWKALYGLFALFGFLVLVWGYGLARQAPIPLYDPPVWLRHINLLLMLPVFTLLLAAYLPGRIQRTLKHPMLVAVKLWALAHLLANGTLADVLLFGGFLAWAVADRISLKRRPAPTVYGAPASSFNDALAIVGGLVLYLAFMFWLHRALLGVAPIG, from the coding sequence ATGGCGATCCTGATTCTGGGTCTGGTCCTTTTTCTCGGTGGGCACTCGGTGTCCATCTTCGCCCCCGAGTGGCGCGCGCGCGTAGTGGCGCGTATCGGTGAGTTGCCGTGGAAGGCGCTCTATGGGCTGTTCGCGCTGTTCGGTTTCCTGGTGCTGGTGTGGGGCTACGGGCTGGCGCGTCAGGCGCCGATCCCGCTCTATGACCCGCCGGTCTGGCTGCGTCATATCAATCTGCTGCTGATGCTGCCGGTGTTCACCCTGCTGCTCGCGGCCTATCTGCCGGGGCGTATCCAGCGCACCCTCAAGCACCCGATGCTCGTCGCGGTGAAGCTGTGGGCGCTGGCGCACCTGCTGGCCAACGGCACCCTGGCCGATGTCCTGCTGTTCGGTGGCTTTCTCGCCTGGGCGGTGGCCGACCGCATCTCGCTCAAGCGTCGTCCGGCGCCCACCGTCTATGGCGCGCCGGCCTCGTCCTTCAACGATGCACTCGCCATCGTCGGCGGTCTGGTACTCTATCTTGCATTCATGTTCTGGCTGCATCGGGCGCTGCTGGGGGTCGCTCCGATCGGCTGA
- a CDS encoding YaiI/YqxD family protein has product MHIWVDADACPRVIRDILYRAAERCGVALTLVANQSLNTPPSRWIRSIRVGAGFDQADAEIVRRVSTGDLVITADIPLAAEAIAKGAEVLDPRGERYTKHNIGERLNMRDFMETLRSSGVQTGGPAALDARDRQAFANALDTLLSRAARAG; this is encoded by the coding sequence ATGCACATCTGGGTCGACGCCGACGCCTGCCCACGGGTGATCCGCGACATCCTCTACCGCGCCGCCGAGCGCTGTGGGGTAGCGCTCACCCTGGTCGCCAACCAGTCGCTGAACACGCCGCCCTCGCGCTGGATCCGCTCGATCCGGGTCGGTGCCGGGTTCGATCAGGCCGATGCCGAGATCGTGCGTCGGGTCAGTACCGGTGACCTGGTGATCACCGCCGACATCCCGCTCGCCGCCGAGGCCATCGCCAAGGGCGCCGAGGTGCTCGATCCGCGTGGTGAACGCTACACCAAGCACAACATCGGCGAGCGGCTGAACATGCGCGACTTCATGGAGACGCTGCGCTCCAGCGGCGTCCAGACCGGTGGGCCGGCGGCGCTCGACGCGCGCGATCGTCAGGCCTTCGCCAATGCCCTCGACACCCTGCTCAGCCGCGCCGCACGCGCCGGCTGA